The genomic window CTCTTGATGGGCTTCTGCCCGCACAAAGCTGGGCTGGGTCAGCAGGGCATGTTCTGCTGGCAACTTCACCAGATAATAAAAACAGAGTTCATGGTAGCTTTCTTGAGAGACAGCTTCCGTAAAAAAGTTTTCATGCACCCAGCGCAGGTGGGCGCTGTATTCGCTCAGTTCCAGTTCTTCCTGAAGTTCTCTTTGCAGCGCTTCTAAGCTGGTTTCCTGCTGTTTGACCCGTCCCCCCGGCAGGTAGTAGTAGGGGGCCTCTGTTTCTTTCATGGCCAGAATCT from bacterium (Candidatus Blackallbacteria) CG13_big_fil_rev_8_21_14_2_50_49_14 includes these protein-coding regions:
- a CDS encoding NUDIX hydrolase; translated protein: MSDLSFLTPQGRFNYRVAAVILHANQILAMKETEAPYYYLPGGRVKQQETSLEALQRELQEELELSEYSAHLRWVHENFFTEAVSQESYHELCFYYLVKLPAEHALLTQPSFVRAEAHQEHLFQWLPCESLDQAPLFPGFLYSELMANHGGLHHIVEKT